The following are encoded together in the Bradyrhizobium genosp. L genome:
- a CDS encoding S8 family serine peptidase, whose translation MAVSKILIRVPASPERRAAAHMTGRYLITLHPDAQKHISTRLDRMGLKAVTPLPRAAAEARPLPQGSHLPLKQVGVTLVDPGPAQEDALHQMAASESGVIAIEPERVVRTVNSQSNAVEALGAKLLDQPAERVAAAVAARAEAELTWGLSVTRVAECRLSGAGIKVAILDTGMDTSHPDFAGRHIVTQNFVGDGPPFRDGVGHGTHCTGTACGPQQVSTGPRYGIASAATIHSGRVLDDTGNGGDFNVLEGINWAIEQGCAVICLSSGTPWSPGDPAFSQAYETAAQKALAAGSLLVVAAGNEADDPQYVGAVATPGNCPSVLTVAAVDRNLATATFSNRVRPRAPGVRGPDVAAPGVVIHSAWRVSQARYISLSGTSMAAPYVAGIAALFAQSSTSLRGQALKDEILKHCMPLPDREGEVGRGLVQAPNGCANRRRNSQETGMAEAVSVIVTVQDSAMLDEVRAAAERHGMKSVSVLRGLGIFKGLVNPQSIEDISRITGVRSVEHERVSKALSPAPSPRSRRDNSR comes from the coding sequence ATGGCTGTTTCGAAAATCCTGATACGCGTTCCTGCATCCCCTGAACGGCGCGCTGCTGCGCATATGACGGGACGCTATCTGATTACCCTCCATCCTGATGCTCAGAAGCACATCTCGACGAGGCTGGATCGGATGGGACTGAAGGCAGTCACGCCGCTGCCCCGTGCCGCAGCGGAGGCAAGGCCATTGCCGCAGGGATCACACCTGCCTCTCAAGCAAGTCGGCGTGACTCTGGTCGATCCAGGTCCGGCCCAGGAAGACGCTCTGCATCAAATGGCCGCGAGCGAGAGCGGCGTGATCGCGATCGAGCCGGAGCGCGTCGTGCGTACCGTCAATTCGCAGAGCAATGCGGTCGAAGCGCTCGGTGCAAAGCTGCTCGACCAGCCTGCGGAACGTGTCGCTGCGGCGGTCGCGGCTCGCGCCGAAGCGGAGCTGACATGGGGGCTCTCGGTGACCAGGGTTGCGGAATGTCGGCTTTCAGGAGCCGGCATCAAGGTCGCAATCCTCGATACCGGGATGGATACGTCGCATCCCGACTTTGCCGGGCGGCACATCGTCACCCAGAACTTCGTTGGCGACGGGCCGCCCTTCCGTGATGGTGTCGGCCACGGCACGCATTGCACCGGCACCGCCTGCGGCCCGCAGCAGGTGTCGACGGGACCGCGTTATGGAATAGCCAGCGCGGCCACGATCCATTCGGGACGGGTGTTGGACGACACCGGCAACGGAGGCGACTTCAATGTTCTCGAAGGCATCAATTGGGCGATCGAGCAAGGCTGCGCAGTGATCTGCCTGTCCTCGGGAACTCCCTGGTCGCCAGGTGATCCGGCCTTCAGCCAGGCCTACGAAACCGCGGCCCAAAAGGCATTGGCGGCCGGCTCGCTACTGGTGGTGGCGGCAGGAAACGAGGCGGACGACCCACAATATGTCGGCGCCGTCGCAACGCCCGGAAACTGCCCATCGGTCCTGACCGTCGCGGCGGTGGATCGCAATCTGGCCACGGCTACGTTTTCGAACCGCGTGCGGCCTCGCGCACCGGGCGTCAGGGGGCCCGATGTTGCGGCACCGGGCGTCGTCATCCATTCGGCGTGGCGGGTCAGCCAGGCGAGGTACATCAGCTTGTCCGGTACCAGCATGGCGGCACCTTATGTGGCGGGGATCGCGGCACTGTTTGCGCAGTCGAGCACATCGCTGCGCGGGCAAGCGCTGAAGGACGAGATACTGAAGCACTGCATGCCCCTGCCGGACCGGGAAGGCGAAGTGGGGCGAGGCCTGGTGCAGGCGCCGAACGGTTGTGCGAACCGGCGTCGCAATTCGCAGGAGACCGGAATGGCCGAAGCCGTCTCAGTCATCGTCACGGTACAAGATTCTGCAATGCTCGACGAAGTCAGAGCTGCCGCCGAAAGGCACGGAATGAAAAGCGTGTCTGTCCTGCGCGGCCTCGGTATCTTCAAGGGGCTGGTGAACCCGCAATCGATCGAGGATATTTCGCGGATAACGGGCGTGCGCTCGGTCGAGCACGAACGGGTGAGCAAGGCTCTTTCGCCCGCACCATCCCCCCGATCGCGCCGCGACAATTCCAGATAG
- the cysG gene encoding siroheme synthase CysG gives MRYLPVFLDLQSGKVLLVGAGDLARAKLRLLAAAGAAVRWHATDGDDDLAGFTAEQTARIERADGDPLTADLSDVIAILCAGAGDIGVAMSVRAKAVGLPVNVMDDLAHSTFIMPAIVDRGDVVVAVGTGGTSPVVARRIRERIEAALPARIGDLAGFIGRFRKQMHTRIEEFPLRRRFWERIVDGPIGALVLAGRNHEAEQALKAIADPAAFAGASAEGKAIGHVTLVGAGPGDPDLLTVKALRALQDADVVFYDELVSPEILDRVRRDASRIPVGRRVGKPGIGQDAINKLMIEAALSGQRAVRLKGGDPFVFGRGGEEIEALRDAGVAYSIIPGISAGLGAAAQFEVPLTFRHEALRITFLTAHKARDAEVVDWSVLTDKKMTVVVYMGMSAAPSVRDGMLAAGRSPETPVGVFARVTRLDAKAAVGTLARLPELVKQVDGGPAILIIGDVVAHSAPWSRSNVTQLFSNQMFSELLKAAE, from the coding sequence ATGCGATACCTGCCCGTGTTTCTGGATCTGCAAAGCGGCAAGGTGCTGCTCGTTGGAGCGGGCGACCTCGCGCGCGCCAAACTGCGGCTGCTTGCGGCTGCCGGCGCCGCGGTCCGCTGGCACGCGACCGATGGCGATGACGATCTCGCAGGTTTCACGGCCGAGCAGACGGCGCGCATCGAGCGCGCCGATGGCGATCCGCTCACGGCCGACCTCTCGGACGTCATCGCAATTCTTTGCGCCGGTGCGGGCGATATCGGTGTCGCGATGTCGGTGCGCGCCAAAGCGGTCGGTCTGCCGGTCAACGTGATGGACGACCTCGCGCACTCCACCTTCATCATGCCGGCGATCGTCGATCGCGGCGATGTCGTGGTGGCGGTCGGGACCGGCGGCACCTCGCCGGTGGTCGCACGCCGCATCCGTGAGCGCATCGAGGCGGCGCTGCCGGCGCGGATCGGCGATCTCGCCGGCTTCATCGGCCGCTTCCGCAAACAGATGCATACCCGCATCGAAGAATTTCCGCTGCGCCGCCGGTTCTGGGAACGGATCGTCGACGGCCCGATCGGCGCGCTGGTGCTGGCCGGCCGCAACCACGAAGCCGAGCAGGCGCTGAAGGCCATCGCTGATCCCGCTGCCTTCGCCGGCGCGAGCGCGGAAGGCAAGGCCATCGGCCACGTCACGTTGGTCGGCGCCGGTCCGGGCGATCCGGATCTGCTGACGGTGAAAGCGCTGCGCGCGCTGCAGGACGCCGACGTCGTGTTCTACGACGAACTGGTGTCTCCTGAAATTCTGGACCGCGTCCGTCGCGATGCGTCGCGGATTCCGGTCGGCCGTCGTGTCGGCAAGCCGGGCATCGGCCAGGATGCCATCAACAAATTGATGATCGAGGCGGCGCTTTCAGGCCAGCGTGCGGTGCGGCTGAAGGGCGGCGATCCCTTCGTGTTCGGCCGCGGCGGCGAGGAGATCGAGGCGCTGCGCGACGCCGGCGTGGCTTACTCCATCATTCCCGGCATCTCGGCCGGCCTTGGCGCCGCGGCGCAATTCGAGGTGCCGCTGACCTTCAGGCACGAGGCGCTGCGCATCACCTTCCTCACTGCGCACAAGGCGCGCGATGCCGAGGTCGTCGACTGGTCGGTGCTGACGGACAAGAAGATGACCGTCGTCGTCTACATGGGCATGTCGGCGGCGCCGTCAGTGCGCGACGGCATGCTTGCCGCCGGCCGTTCGCCGGAAACGCCGGTCGGCGTGTTCGCGCGGGTGACCCGGCTCGATGCCAAGGCGGCGGTCGGCACGCTGGCGCGGCTGCCTGAGCTGGTCAAACAGGTCGACGGCGGTCCCGCCATTCTCATCATCGGCGACGTGGTCGCGCATTCCGCGCCGTGGAGCCGATCCAACGTCACCCAACTCTTCTCCAACCAGATGTTCTCCGAACTGCTGAAGGCTGCCGAATGA
- the cysD gene encoding sulfate adenylyltransferase subunit CysD, which translates to MDHLDELEAQSIYILREAFARLKKLALLWSLGKDSNVMIWLARKAFFGRVPFPALHVDTGKKFPEMYAFRDRFGKEWDLDLRVEPCPPIDSVDPTLPPAARSAARKTEGLKLALNKYGFDGLIAGIRRDEEATRAKERVFSPRGTEGGWDVRDQPPEFWDQFNASPPQGAHLRIHPILHWTEADIWAYTKRENIPIIPLYLAKDGKRYRSLGDQDITNPVESTASNIDEILIELDATKIPERAGRALDHETEDAFERLRVAGYL; encoded by the coding sequence ATGGACCACCTCGACGAGCTGGAGGCGCAGAGCATCTACATCCTGCGCGAGGCGTTCGCGCGCCTGAAGAAGCTCGCGCTGCTGTGGTCGCTCGGCAAAGACTCCAATGTGATGATCTGGCTGGCGCGGAAAGCGTTCTTCGGCCGGGTTCCGTTTCCGGCGCTGCATGTCGACACCGGCAAGAAGTTTCCGGAGATGTATGCGTTCCGCGACCGCTTCGGCAAGGAATGGGATCTCGATCTCCGCGTCGAGCCCTGCCCGCCGATCGACAGCGTCGATCCGACCCTGCCGCCGGCCGCACGCTCCGCTGCGCGCAAGACCGAGGGGCTGAAGCTCGCGCTCAACAAATACGGCTTTGACGGCTTGATCGCCGGCATCCGCCGCGACGAGGAAGCGACCCGTGCCAAGGAGCGCGTGTTCTCGCCGCGCGGTACCGAAGGCGGATGGGACGTTCGCGACCAGCCGCCGGAGTTCTGGGATCAGTTCAACGCATCGCCGCCGCAAGGCGCGCATCTGCGCATCCACCCGATCCTGCATTGGACCGAGGCAGACATCTGGGCCTACACCAAGCGCGAGAACATCCCGATCATCCCGCTGTATCTCGCCAAGGACGGCAAGCGCTACCGCTCGCTGGGCGACCAGGACATCACCAACCCGGTCGAATCTACCGCCTCCAATATCGACGAGATCCTGATCGAGCTCGACGCCACCAAGATCCCGGAGCGCGCCGGCCGCGCGCTCGACCACGAGACCGAGGATGCGTTCGAACGGCTGCGCGTCGCCGGCTACCTCTGA
- a CDS encoding phosphoadenylyl-sulfate reductase — MSAPELTLPSGVLPSADTLDRALRDASPAEVIASALKAIGREQLALVSSFGTESAALLQVMADVDPAIPVIFLDTGWLFEETLAYRDTLIKALGLTDVRSIRPDEQALAQQDPDRELWFSDPDACCRIRKVEPLARALKPFAGWINGRKRFQGGTRADIPVVESDGARLKFNPFANVSREEIDAIYARAKLPPHPLVASGYQSVGCMPCSSRSAAGEDARDGRWRGRAKTECGIHTMKMS, encoded by the coding sequence ATATCCGCACCAGAGCTGACGCTGCCGTCGGGCGTGTTGCCGTCCGCAGATACGCTCGATCGCGCGCTGCGCGACGCCTCGCCGGCCGAGGTGATCGCCTCCGCGCTGAAAGCGATCGGCCGCGAGCAACTCGCGCTGGTGTCGTCGTTCGGCACCGAGTCGGCTGCGCTGCTCCAGGTGATGGCCGATGTCGATCCGGCCATCCCGGTGATCTTCCTCGACACCGGCTGGCTGTTCGAGGAGACGCTGGCCTATCGTGACACGCTGATCAAAGCACTCGGCCTCACCGACGTCCGCTCGATCAGGCCCGACGAGCAGGCGCTGGCGCAGCAGGATCCGGATCGCGAGCTGTGGTTCAGCGATCCCGACGCCTGCTGCCGCATCCGCAAGGTCGAACCGCTGGCGCGTGCGTTGAAGCCGTTCGCCGGCTGGATCAACGGCCGCAAGCGTTTCCAGGGCGGCACCCGCGCCGACATTCCGGTGGTCGAAAGCGACGGCGCGCGCCTGAAATTCAATCCGTTCGCCAACGTCTCCCGCGAGGAGATTGATGCGATCTATGCGCGCGCAAAGCTGCCGCCGCATCCTCTTGTCGCATCGGGCTATCAGTCCGTCGGGTGTATGCCTTGCTCGAGCCGGTCCGCAGCCGGCGAGGATGCGCGTGACGGCCGTTGGCGTGGCCGCGCCAAGACGGAATGCGGCATCCATACGATGAAGATGTCGTAG
- the cysC gene encoding adenylyl-sulfate kinase, producing MNMILPTAAISATPNGTTRPQVRIVIVGHVDHGKSTLVGRLLHETGSLPDGKLEMLKAVSARRGMPFEWSFLLDALQTERDQGITIDTTQIRFRTRSRDVVLIDAPGHAEFLRNMITGASQADGAVLIIDALEGVRDQTRRHGYLLHLLGVKQVAIVVNKMDRVDFSADRFKEISDEISAHLIGLGVRPSAVIPISARDGDGVAERTPRIDWYKGPTVVDALDALEPARPLAELPLRLPVQAIYKFDDRRIVAGRIESGSLEAGDEIVIMPTGKIAKIKTVESWPVTPVHGPQGAGRSVGITLDRELFLERGDIIGHAGQSPRDTRRIRARIFWLHDKPLAKGEQILIRLGTKESRATVVAIEKAVDPGALSNEENTAIARNHVGEIDISLAQPVATDPYTDNPRTGRLVIEVNGRIAGGGLVLSVDAGRPAVPVDIVPVESALRPDERSARYHHNGAVIWLTGLPGSGKSTLARALERRLFGKGGSPILLDGDTLRAGLNGDLGFSPEDRTENIRRLAEVATHLARNGHIAIVAAVSPSATDRAAARRIADSAFREIYVATPAEVCETRDPKGHYAKARSGALQGFTGIGNDYQAPTGNELTIDTSNRSVADAADAIERMLAESGVLFDELTDLAANI from the coding sequence ATGAACATGATCCTCCCCACTGCCGCGATCTCGGCAACGCCCAACGGCACCACGCGCCCGCAAGTGCGCATCGTCATCGTCGGCCATGTCGATCACGGCAAGTCGACGCTGGTCGGCCGCCTCCTGCATGAGACCGGCAGCCTGCCGGACGGCAAGCTCGAGATGCTGAAGGCGGTCAGCGCGCGGCGCGGCATGCCGTTCGAGTGGTCCTTTTTGCTCGATGCTCTCCAGACCGAGCGCGACCAGGGCATCACCATCGACACCACCCAGATCCGCTTCCGCACCCGCTCGCGCGACGTCGTGTTGATCGACGCGCCCGGCCACGCAGAGTTCTTGCGCAACATGATCACCGGCGCCTCGCAGGCCGACGGCGCGGTGCTGATCATCGATGCGTTGGAAGGCGTCCGCGACCAGACCCGGCGGCACGGCTATCTGCTGCATCTGCTCGGCGTGAAGCAGGTCGCGATCGTCGTCAACAAGATGGACCGCGTCGATTTCAGCGCCGACAGGTTCAAGGAGATCAGCGACGAGATCTCGGCGCATCTGATCGGTCTCGGCGTCAGGCCTTCAGCCGTGATCCCGATCTCGGCGCGCGACGGCGACGGCGTCGCCGAGCGCACGCCGCGGATCGACTGGTACAAGGGCCCAACCGTGGTCGACGCGCTCGATGCGCTCGAGCCGGCGCGGCCGCTGGCCGAATTGCCGCTGCGGTTGCCGGTGCAGGCGATCTATAAGTTCGACGACCGCCGCATCGTGGCGGGCCGCATCGAGTCCGGCAGCCTCGAGGCCGGCGACGAGATCGTAATCATGCCGACGGGCAAGATCGCGAAGATCAAGACCGTCGAGAGCTGGCCGGTGACGCCGGTACACGGCCCGCAAGGCGCCGGACGCTCGGTCGGCATCACGCTCGACCGCGAGCTGTTCCTCGAGCGCGGCGACATCATCGGCCATGCCGGGCAGAGCCCACGCGACACCCGCCGGATCCGCGCCCGGATCTTCTGGCTGCACGACAAGCCGCTGGCCAAGGGCGAGCAGATCCTGATCCGGCTCGGCACCAAGGAGAGCCGCGCCACCGTGGTCGCGATCGAGAAGGCGGTCGATCCCGGCGCGCTGTCGAACGAAGAGAACACCGCGATCGCGCGCAACCATGTCGGCGAGATCGACATCTCGCTGGCGCAACCGGTGGCAACCGATCCCTATACCGACAATCCGCGCACCGGCCGCCTGGTGATCGAGGTCAACGGCCGCATCGCCGGCGGCGGTCTCGTGCTGTCGGTCGACGCCGGCCGCCCCGCCGTGCCGGTCGATATCGTCCCCGTCGAATCCGCATTGCGTCCCGACGAGCGCTCGGCGCGCTATCACCACAATGGCGCGGTGATCTGGCTCACCGGCCTGCCTGGCTCGGGCAAGTCGACCCTGGCCCGCGCGCTGGAGCGGCGGCTGTTCGGCAAGGGCGGCTCGCCGATCCTGCTCGACGGCGACACGCTGCGCGCCGGGCTGAACGGCGATCTCGGCTTCTCGCCCGAGGATCGCACCGAGAACATCCGCCGCCTCGCCGAGGTCGCGACCCATCTGGCGCGCAACGGCCATATCGCGATCGTCGCCGCGGTGTCGCCATCGGCCACCGACCGTGCGGCCGCGCGCCGCATCGCCGACAGCGCGTTCCGCGAGATCTATGTCGCGACGCCCGCCGAAGTCTGCGAGACCCGCGACCCCAAGGGCCACTACGCCAAAGCCCGCTCCGGCGCGCTGCAAGGCTTCACCGGCATCGGCAACGACTATCAGGCGCCGACCGGCAACGAACTGACCATCGACACGTCGAACCGGTCCGTCGCCGATGCCGCCGACGCGATCGAGCGGATGCTGGCCGAGAGCGGCGTTCTGTTCGACGAGCTGACCGATCTCGCGGCGAATATCTGA
- the cysT gene encoding sulfate ABC transporter permease subunit CysT — MGLTLTWLSVIILIPLAALFLKTTELSLDQFWGIVTSRRTLNALKISFGLSFAAACVNLVMGTIIVWALVRYRFPGRRLFDAIVDIPFALPTAVAGVALTQLFAQKGWLGAPLAEFGVKVAFTPIGIFVAMIFIGIPFVVRTVQPVLIDLDPEIEEAAASLGANRWHTVFRVILPSLIPALLTGFALAFARAIGEYGSVIFIAGNLPNVSEIAPLLIVIRLSEFRYADATAIAVVMLIASFLIIFLINRVQRWAQARIPVH, encoded by the coding sequence ATGGGACTGACCCTGACATGGCTCTCCGTGATCATCCTGATTCCGCTGGCCGCGCTGTTCCTCAAGACCACTGAGCTCAGCCTCGACCAGTTCTGGGGCATCGTCACCAGCCGCCGCACGCTGAATGCGCTGAAGATTTCGTTTGGGCTCTCGTTTGCAGCAGCCTGCGTCAATCTGGTGATGGGCACCATCATCGTCTGGGCGCTGGTGCGCTATCGCTTCCCGGGCCGGCGGCTGTTCGACGCCATCGTCGACATTCCCTTCGCCCTGCCGACCGCGGTCGCCGGCGTGGCGCTGACTCAGCTGTTCGCCCAGAAAGGCTGGCTCGGTGCGCCGCTCGCCGAATTCGGCGTCAAGGTCGCGTTCACGCCGATCGGCATCTTCGTCGCGATGATCTTCATCGGCATTCCCTTCGTGGTGCGCACCGTGCAGCCGGTCCTGATCGACCTCGATCCCGAGATCGAGGAGGCGGCCGCGAGCCTGGGCGCCAATCGTTGGCACACGGTGTTCCGCGTCATCCTGCCGAGCCTGATCCCCGCATTGCTTACCGGCTTCGCGCTGGCCTTTGCCCGCGCCATCGGTGAATACGGCTCGGTGATCTTCATCGCCGGCAATCTGCCCAACGTCTCCGAGATCGCGCCGCTCTTGATCGTGATCCGGCTGTCCGAATTCCGCTATGCCGACGCCACCGCGATCGCGGTGGTGATGCTGATCGCCTCGTTCCTGATCATCTTCCTGATCAACCGCGTGCAGCGCTGGGCGCAAGCCCGCATTCCCGTGCATTGA
- a CDS encoding DUF934 domain-containing protein, protein MPLVKQGKVTTDLFVQVAEGTELPGDGAVLVTAERFLADPEALLRRSGKTGVIWPNNRSVDDLVPYLDRLASVALVFPTFRDGRAYSQARLLRERHGYDGELRATGQILRDQFVFMTRAGFDAFEVKKDADAAAFAETMKRYSVFYQPTGDGRLTALNRRMQQRHSESAGQ, encoded by the coding sequence ATGCCACTCGTTAAGCAGGGAAAAGTCACCACCGATCTGTTCGTGCAGGTCGCCGAGGGCACTGAGCTGCCGGGCGACGGCGCGGTTCTGGTCACGGCGGAGCGCTTTCTCGCCGACCCGGAGGCGCTGCTGCGCCGCTCCGGCAAGACGGGCGTGATCTGGCCGAACAACCGCAGCGTCGACGATCTCGTGCCCTATCTCGATCGCCTGGCGTCGGTTGCGCTGGTGTTTCCGACCTTCCGCGACGGCCGTGCCTATAGCCAGGCCCGCCTGTTGCGCGAGCGTCACGGCTATGATGGCGAGCTGCGCGCCACCGGGCAGATCCTGCGCGACCAGTTCGTGTTCATGACCCGCGCCGGCTTCGACGCCTTCGAGGTCAAGAAGGACGCCGACGCGGCTGCGTTTGCCGAGACCATGAAGCGCTATTCGGTGTTCTATCAGCCGACCGGCGACGGCCGCCTCACCGCGCTCAATCGCCGGATGCAGCAGCGCCACTCGGAGAGCGCCGGCCAGTGA
- a CDS encoding nitrite/sulfite reductase, with amino-acid sequence MYAYDELDRTLINERVSEFRDQVKRRLSGELTEDEFKILRLQNGVYLQLHAYMFRVAIPYGTLSSKQLRRFAHVARRYDRGYGHFTTRQNIQFNWIKLAELPDALADLAEVGIHAMQTSGNNMRNVTSDQWAGVAPGEIEDPRIWSELIRQHTTLHPEFSFLPRKFKIAITASEHDRAAIKIHDIGLRLLKNADGETGFEVLVGGGLGRTPFIAKTIKPFVHGRDVLSYIEAILRVYNQYGRRDNIYKARIKILVHELGIEKFAREVDEEWKQMGDSELRLDHAAIEEVRSRFSYPAYEKLPHMPDELKQAAHDPLFERWRKNSVAPHKVQGYSIVTVSLKPVGGPPGDATAEQMDALADLADKYSFGEIRVGHEQNLALPHVAKRDLPVLFKALDRLGLATPNVNLVTDIIACPGLDYCSLANARSIPIAQELTRRFANHDTAGLIGRLHINISGCINACGHHHVGHIGILGVEKNGEEFYQITIGGRADESAQMGTLIGPAVPYAEVADVIEDIVEAYLALRDRPEELFVDTVKRLGVEPFRERVYATR; translated from the coding sequence ATGTATGCATATGACGAACTCGACCGCACGCTGATCAACGAGCGTGTCTCGGAATTCCGCGATCAGGTGAAGCGCCGGCTCTCCGGTGAACTCACCGAGGACGAATTCAAGATCCTCCGCTTGCAGAACGGCGTGTACCTGCAATTGCACGCCTACATGTTCCGCGTGGCGATCCCCTACGGCACGCTGTCGTCGAAGCAGTTGCGCAGGTTTGCCCATGTCGCGCGCCGCTATGACCGCGGCTACGGCCATTTCACCACGCGTCAGAACATCCAGTTCAACTGGATCAAGCTCGCCGAGCTGCCGGATGCGCTGGCCGATCTCGCCGAGGTCGGCATCCATGCGATGCAGACCTCCGGCAACAACATGCGCAACGTCACCTCGGATCAGTGGGCCGGCGTCGCGCCGGGCGAGATCGAGGATCCGCGGATCTGGTCGGAACTGATCCGTCAGCATACCACGCTGCATCCGGAATTCTCGTTCCTGCCGCGCAAGTTCAAGATCGCGATCACGGCGTCCGAGCACGACCGCGCCGCGATCAAGATCCACGACATCGGGCTGCGGCTGCTCAAGAATGCCGACGGCGAGACCGGTTTCGAGGTTTTGGTCGGCGGCGGCCTCGGCCGCACCCCGTTCATCGCCAAGACCATCAAGCCGTTCGTCCATGGCCGCGACGTGCTGAGCTACATCGAGGCGATCCTGCGCGTCTACAACCAGTATGGCCGCCGCGACAACATCTACAAGGCGCGCATCAAGATCCTGGTGCATGAGCTCGGCATCGAGAAATTCGCCAGGGAAGTCGACGAAGAGTGGAAGCAGATGGGCGACAGCGAGCTCAGGCTCGACCACGCCGCCATCGAGGAGGTCCGCTCGCGCTTCTCCTATCCGGCTTACGAAAAGCTGCCGCACATGCCGGACGAGTTGAAGCAGGCCGCGCACGATCCGCTGTTCGAGCGCTGGCGCAAGAATTCGGTCGCGCCGCACAAGGTGCAGGGCTATTCGATCGTGACGGTGTCGCTGAAGCCGGTCGGGGGGCCGCCCGGCGATGCCACCGCCGAGCAGATGGACGCGCTCGCCGATCTCGCCGACAAATATTCGTTCGGCGAGATCCGGGTCGGCCATGAGCAGAATCTGGCGTTGCCGCATGTCGCCAAGCGCGATCTGCCCGTCCTGTTCAAGGCGCTCGACCGCCTCGGCCTGGCGACGCCGAACGTCAATCTGGTCACCGACATCATCGCCTGCCCGGGGCTCGACTATTGCTCGCTGGCCAATGCGCGCTCGATCCCGATCGCGCAGGAGCTGACCCGGCGCTTCGCCAATCACGACACCGCCGGCCTGATCGGCCGGCTCCACATCAACATCTCCGGCTGCATCAATGCCTGCGGCCATCACCACGTCGGCCATATCGGCATTCTCGGCGTCGAGAAGAACGGCGAGGAATTCTACCAGATCACGATCGGTGGCCGCGCCGACGAGAGCGCGCAGATGGGCACCTTGATCGGCCCGGCCGTTCCCTATGCTGAGGTCGCCGACGTGATCGAAGACATCGTCGAAGCCTATCTCGCGCTGCGCGACCGTCCCGAGGAGTTGTTCGTGGACACGGTGAAGCGTCTCGGCGTCGAGCCATTCAGGGAGCGCGTCTATGCCACTCGTTAA
- a CDS encoding sulfate ABC transporter substrate-binding protein, with product MIRRLLPLVVGLLWASSAFAADISLLNVSYDPTRELYVDFNKAFATAYQKETGKSVEIKQSHGGSGSQARSVIDGLQADIVTLALAYDIDAIAAKGLLAADWQKKLPLNASPYTSTIVFLVRKGNPKGIKDWDDLIKPGVSVITPNPKTSGGARWNYLAAWGYAQKKFGSADKAKTFVADLYQNVPVLDTGARGSTVTFVERGVGDVLLAWENEAFLALREFGADKFEIVAPSQSILAEPPVAIVDAVAEKKGTRAVAEAYLKYWYTREGQEIAARNSYRPRDPEIAKEYEKSFAKVELFTIDDVFGGWTKAQKEHFAEGGIFDQIYKN from the coding sequence ATGATCCGTCGTTTGCTGCCGCTGGTTGTGGGACTGTTGTGGGCGAGTTCGGCGTTCGCTGCCGATATTTCCCTGCTCAACGTGTCCTACGATCCGACGCGGGAGCTCTATGTCGATTTCAACAAGGCGTTCGCCACCGCCTACCAGAAGGAAACCGGCAAGAGCGTCGAGATCAAGCAGTCGCATGGCGGCTCCGGCTCGCAGGCGCGCTCGGTGATCGACGGTTTGCAGGCCGACATCGTCACGCTGGCGCTGGCCTATGACATCGATGCCATCGCGGCCAAGGGGCTTCTGGCCGCCGACTGGCAGAAGAAGCTGCCGCTCAACGCCTCGCCATACACCTCGACCATCGTGTTCCTGGTGCGCAAGGGCAATCCCAAGGGCATCAAGGATTGGGACGATCTGATCAAACCAGGCGTCAGCGTGATCACGCCGAACCCGAAGACCTCGGGCGGCGCGCGCTGGAACTATCTGGCGGCCTGGGGCTATGCGCAGAAGAAATTCGGCTCGGCGGACAAGGCGAAGACATTCGTCGCCGATCTCTACCAGAACGTCCCGGTGCTCGACACCGGCGCGCGCGGCTCGACCGTGACCTTCGTCGAGCGCGGCGTCGGCGACGTGCTGCTCGCCTGGGAGAACGAAGCCTTCCTGGCGCTGCGCGAGTTCGGCGCCGACAAGTTCGAGATCGTGGCGCCGTCGCAGTCGATCCTCGCCGAGCCGCCGGTCGCAATCGTCGATGCTGTCGCCGAAAAAAAAGGCACCCGCGCCGTCGCCGAAGCCTATCTGAAGTACTGGTACACCAGGGAAGGTCAGGAGATCGCCGCGCGCAATTCCTACCGGCCGCGCGATCCTGAAATCGCCAAGGAGTATGAAAAATCCTTCGCCAAGGTCGAACTTTTCACCATCGACGACGTTTTCGGTGGTTGGACCAAGGCGCAGAAGGAGCACTTCGCCGAGGGCGGCATCTTCGATCAGATTTATAAGAACTGA
- a CDS encoding DUF2849 domain-containing protein: MTSPLEQKKIRITGPSVVTANRTWDGAVVYRTAQKGWSTELTDSAVVSTSDDARALLAEAAADDVGAVGPYIAPVEIKDGGKVKPGNLREQIRAKGVTIDLQVPA; this comes from the coding sequence ATGACCTCTCCGTTAGAACAAAAGAAAATCAGGATCACGGGCCCCTCGGTGGTGACCGCGAACCGGACCTGGGATGGTGCCGTGGTGTACCGGACCGCGCAAAAGGGCTGGTCGACCGAACTGACCGATTCCGCCGTCGTCAGCACCTCCGATGACGCCCGCGCGCTGCTCGCCGAAGCGGCCGCCGACGATGTCGGCGCGGTCGGCCCCTATATCGCGCCGGTCGAGATCAAGGACGGCGGCAAGGTCAAGCCGGGAAATCTCCGCGAACAGATCCGCGCCAAGGGCGTGACCATCGACCTTCAGGTGCCGGCGTAA